A region of Corynebacterium glucuronolyticum DSM 44120 DNA encodes the following proteins:
- the glxR gene encoding CRP-like cAMP-activated global transcriptional regulator GlxR, whose protein sequence is MESVQEVLSRAGIFQGVDPVAVNNLIKELETIRFGRGTTIFEEGDPGSRLYIITSGKVKLARHANDGRENLLQVMGPSDMFGELSIFDPGPRTSSAVCVTDVHAATMNSDQLRMWLSAHPEIAEQLLRVLARRLRRTNNNLADLIFTDVPGRVAKTILQLANRFGVHENGVLRVNHDLTQEEIAQLVGASRETVNKALATFAHRGWIQLEGKSIVILQTEALARRAH, encoded by the coding sequence GTGGAATCCGTACAGGAAGTTCTCTCACGGGCTGGGATTTTCCAGGGTGTTGACCCCGTAGCGGTCAACAATCTCATCAAGGAACTGGAAACCATCCGCTTCGGCAGGGGAACCACCATCTTCGAAGAGGGCGACCCCGGCAGCCGCCTCTACATCATCACCTCCGGCAAGGTGAAGCTCGCCCGCCACGCCAACGACGGCCGCGAGAACCTCCTCCAGGTCATGGGCCCCTCCGACATGTTTGGTGAGTTGTCCATCTTCGACCCGGGCCCCCGTACCTCCTCTGCCGTCTGCGTCACCGATGTCCACGCAGCCACCATGAATTCCGATCAGCTGCGCATGTGGCTGTCCGCCCACCCGGAGATCGCCGAGCAGCTCCTCCGCGTGCTGGCCCGCCGTCTCCGCCGCACGAACAACAACCTTGCCGACCTCATCTTCACCGATGTCCCCGGCCGTGTGGCCAAGACCATCTTGCAGCTGGCTAACCGCTTCGGTGTCCACGAAAACGGCGTCCTGCGCGTCAACCACGACCTCACCCAGGAGGAGATCGCTCAGCTCGTCGGTGCCTCCCGCGAGACGGTAAACAAAGCGCTGGCTACCTTCGCCCACCGTGGCTGGATTCAGCTCGAGGGCAAGTCCATCGTGATCCTGCAAACGGAAGCCCTCGCCCGCCGCGCCCACTAG